A single Anatilimnocola floriformis DNA region contains:
- a CDS encoding cytochrome b N-terminal domain-containing protein: protein MIRQMSQWLDRRIGYNQMLADALYEPIPGGARWRYITGSMLVFAFSVQAITGIFLWMAYSPSSQTAYESVYYIQHEMTGGWLLRGLHHFMAQAMVVVMGIHLLQVIVDGAYRAPREVNYWLGLVLMQIVMGLGLTGYLLPWDQKGYWATNVATNLATLVPVVGKDLQLLAVGGSEYGHHTLTRFFAMHTGVLPALLVIFLAAHIAVFRKHGITTHPRPGDKNEYFWPKQVLFDAVGCLVLLTIVLLCVIHWDLPNAAKGTLPLAHQGAELGAPADPSEPYDAARPEWYYLFLFQLLKYFHGTQEVIGALVIPGIVMTVLALAPFIGISKLGHKFNIAFILFLIAGAGVLTVLALREDAGNADFQKARVLAEHNAQRTYDLINRREWQTSNLSDKRFIQRSGAVDLLRNDPLTQGPRLFSQHCASCHDYRGPAADAKPTAGEEGHGHEHQAAAIRLANQKLSPLTKEGETNEVNHETGEKKKALRVVRDAAGKVQYPTELPYAGAPNLYGFASREWIKGFLTPEKLTAVRVDEAVPSANKKVAADEENPDNHLKPIIADYFGHTNHREGRMVDWLKKHAGELNEKIKGPDGKETPNTEIEAIVAALSAQAQLRSQTAADEKDKELIGHGVKLVQQYCTNECHRFGDHGQLGLAPDLTHYGSYEWMLGFVADPTHERFYQNQNDRMPQFAKNIDEPHKNSVSIRELSLIVAWLRGDYYDPADTQPRLPPTEEYARRVVRESMLGEKSRELTIVGAERLKATSDDQARQLFVANCSQCHSRSDATGGGIVAKRPTAPNLQAFGSREWLTGLLDPKQIASDRYFGKTKHKQGDMVNFVRDNFSELDEEGKKAVTDIIATLSAEANLPAQAAADKAATDDGSIMRGRTAFATSFASSSCVDCHKFHDKGDVGAAPDLTGWASQEWLERFIADPGHADLYGDNNDRMPRFAKSGPGVKPALLSKPEITLLAKWLRGEVLD from the coding sequence ATGATTCGGCAAATGAGCCAATGGCTTGACCGCCGCATCGGTTACAACCAGATGTTGGCCGATGCTCTGTACGAACCAATTCCCGGCGGCGCTCGCTGGCGTTACATCACCGGCAGCATGCTGGTGTTTGCCTTCAGCGTGCAGGCGATCACCGGCATCTTTCTGTGGATGGCGTATAGCCCCAGCAGTCAGACGGCGTACGAAAGCGTCTATTACATCCAGCACGAAATGACTGGCGGCTGGCTGCTCCGCGGTCTGCATCACTTCATGGCCCAAGCCATGGTGGTGGTGATGGGCATTCACTTGCTGCAAGTGATTGTCGACGGCGCGTACCGTGCACCGCGCGAGGTGAACTACTGGCTCGGCCTGGTGCTGATGCAAATCGTGATGGGCCTCGGACTCACGGGCTATTTGTTGCCCTGGGATCAAAAGGGCTACTGGGCTACGAATGTCGCGACCAACCTGGCGACTCTGGTTCCTGTCGTCGGCAAAGATCTGCAACTGCTCGCTGTCGGCGGCAGTGAATATGGCCATCACACGTTGACGCGATTCTTCGCGATGCACACCGGCGTGCTGCCGGCGCTGCTCGTGATCTTTCTAGCCGCGCACATCGCCGTCTTTCGGAAGCACGGCATTACGACGCATCCGCGCCCGGGCGATAAGAATGAGTACTTCTGGCCGAAGCAGGTGCTCTTCGATGCTGTCGGTTGCTTAGTGCTCCTTACCATCGTGCTACTGTGCGTGATTCACTGGGATCTACCGAACGCGGCGAAAGGCACGTTGCCGCTCGCCCATCAAGGCGCCGAACTCGGCGCGCCTGCCGATCCTTCGGAACCTTACGATGCTGCCCGGCCGGAATGGTACTACTTGTTCCTGTTCCAATTGCTGAAGTACTTCCATGGCACGCAGGAAGTCATCGGCGCGCTGGTGATTCCCGGCATTGTGATGACCGTGCTCGCGCTCGCGCCGTTCATCGGCATCAGCAAGCTCGGACACAAATTCAATATCGCGTTCATTCTGTTCTTGATCGCGGGTGCGGGGGTGCTCACGGTGCTCGCGCTGCGCGAAGACGCCGGAAATGCTGATTTTCAAAAAGCACGAGTGCTCGCGGAGCACAATGCACAGCGAACGTACGATTTGATCAATCGCCGTGAATGGCAGACTAGCAATCTCAGCGACAAACGTTTCATCCAACGCTCCGGCGCTGTCGATTTGCTCCGTAATGATCCGCTCACTCAAGGGCCGCGACTGTTTAGTCAGCACTGCGCGAGCTGCCATGACTACCGAGGTCCAGCCGCCGATGCAAAACCAACTGCCGGTGAAGAAGGGCACGGCCACGAACACCAGGCCGCAGCGATTCGCTTGGCGAATCAAAAGCTGAGCCCTCTCACAAAAGAAGGTGAAACCAACGAAGTCAATCATGAGACAGGGGAAAAGAAGAAGGCGCTCAGAGTCGTCCGCGATGCCGCCGGCAAAGTCCAATATCCAACGGAGTTGCCCTACGCCGGGGCTCCCAATTTGTATGGATTTGCATCGCGTGAGTGGATCAAGGGTTTCTTGACTCCCGAGAAGCTGACCGCTGTGCGCGTCGATGAAGCCGTCCCGTCAGCGAACAAAAAAGTCGCGGCCGACGAAGAAAACCCAGACAACCACCTGAAGCCGATCATCGCCGATTATTTCGGCCATACCAATCACCGCGAAGGACGAATGGTCGATTGGCTGAAGAAGCATGCGGGTGAGTTGAACGAAAAGATTAAAGGACCGGACGGCAAAGAAACGCCGAACACCGAGATTGAGGCAATCGTCGCCGCTCTTTCCGCCCAAGCACAACTCCGCAGCCAGACCGCAGCGGATGAGAAGGACAAAGAACTGATTGGCCACGGTGTCAAGCTCGTGCAGCAATACTGCACCAACGAATGCCACCGCTTCGGCGATCACGGCCAATTGGGCCTCGCGCCGGATTTGACTCACTACGGTTCGTACGAATGGATGCTCGGCTTTGTCGCCGATCCGACGCATGAGCGGTTCTATCAAAATCAGAACGACCGCATGCCACAGTTCGCCAAGAACATTGACGAACCGCACAAGAACAGCGTCAGCATTCGCGAGTTGTCGTTGATCGTGGCTTGGTTGCGCGGCGATTATTACGATCCCGCCGACACACAGCCGCGGTTGCCGCCAACGGAAGAGTATGCCCGCCGCGTCGTTCGTGAGTCGATGCTGGGTGAAAAGAGTCGCGAGCTCACCATCGTCGGTGCTGAACGCCTCAAAGCAACGTCAGACGATCAAGCCCGACAGCTGTTCGTTGCCAATTGCTCGCAGTGCCACAGCCGCAGCGATGCCACGGGCGGCGGCATCGTCGCCAAACGGCCAACCGCGCCAAACTTGCAGGCCTTTGGTTCGCGCGAATGGCTGACCGGTTTGTTAGATCCTAAGCAGATAGCCAGCGATCGGTACTTCGGCAAAACGAAGCACAAGCAAGGCGACATGGTGAACTTCGTCCGCGACAACTTCTCCGAACTCGATGAAGAAGGCAAGAAAGCAGTCACCGACATCATCGCCACGCTGTCCGCCGAAGCGAACCTGCCGGCCCAAGCTGCCGCCGACAAGGCCGCGACCGACGATGGCTCGATCATGCGTGGCCGAACCGCATTTGCGACCAGCTTTGCCTCGTCCTCGTGCGTCGACTGCCACAAGTTCCACGACAAGGGGGACGTCGGCGCTGCTCCTGATCTCACCGGCTGGGCTTCGCAAGAATGGCTGGAGCGGTTCATCGCCGATCCGGGCCATGCCGATCTCTATGGCGACAACAACGACCGGATGCCGCGGTTCGCCAAGAGTGGACCAGGCGTCAAACCGGCGCTGCTGTCGAAGCCCGAGATCACGTTGCTCGCCAAGTGGCTACGCGGCGAGGTATTGGACTAA
- a CDS encoding DHH family phosphoesterase, with product MSIDWTRFVELIKAHKKFLLVSHIRPDCDALGSELGMAGILTALGKDVKIVNGMATPPNLAFIDPDKKIGVIGQTIQAADLADRDAILIVDTSAWQQLGAMADVIRAHSAKKMVLDHHVSEDDLGAENFKNTTAEAAGRLVVEAADALGVALTPEIATPLYAAIATDTGWYRFGSASAYTYRMAARLIEAGASPSKIYNSLYEQDTLGRVLLRGIILSQIKSELNGRLVYTHVLKEDFTKTGALPSDTEDVINMALGIAGTQFAVIFVEQQTGGFKLSFRSRCAADCSKIAEQWGGGGHKAAAGAFLPGSLAEVQPKVLDAVRKAL from the coding sequence ATGTCGATCGACTGGACTCGGTTCGTTGAACTGATCAAAGCCCACAAAAAGTTCCTGCTCGTCAGCCATATCCGCCCCGATTGTGACGCGCTCGGCAGCGAGCTCGGGATGGCTGGCATTCTCACGGCGCTCGGCAAGGACGTGAAGATCGTCAATGGCATGGCCACGCCGCCGAACTTGGCCTTCATCGATCCGGACAAAAAAATCGGCGTCATCGGGCAGACCATTCAAGCCGCCGATCTAGCCGATCGCGATGCGATTCTGATTGTCGATACTAGCGCCTGGCAACAACTGGGGGCCATGGCCGATGTTATTCGCGCCCACTCGGCGAAAAAGATGGTCCTCGACCATCACGTCAGCGAGGACGACCTGGGAGCCGAAAACTTTAAGAACACCACGGCTGAAGCAGCGGGCCGGCTCGTTGTGGAAGCGGCCGATGCGCTCGGCGTGGCTCTCACGCCCGAGATCGCCACGCCGTTGTACGCCGCCATCGCCACCGACACCGGTTGGTATCGCTTCGGCTCGGCGAGTGCTTACACCTATCGCATGGCCGCCCGCTTGATCGAAGCCGGCGCGAGCCCTTCGAAGATTTACAACTCGCTCTACGAACAAGATACGCTCGGCCGCGTGCTGCTGCGGGGCATCATCCTGTCGCAGATCAAATCGGAGTTGAACGGCCGACTCGTTTACACGCACGTGCTCAAAGAAGACTTTACGAAAACCGGCGCCCTGCCGAGCGACACCGAAGACGTCATCAACATGGCGCTCGGAATCGCCGGGACTCAGTTTGCCGTGATCTTCGTCGAGCAGCAGACCGGCGGCTTCAAGCTGAGCTTCCGCAGCCGCTGCGCGGCCGATTGCAGCAAGATCGCCGAGCAGTGGGGCGGCGGCGGCCACAAGGCCGCGGCTGGCGCGTTCCTGCCTGGATCGCTCGCCGAAGTGCAACCGAAAGTTCTTGACGCTGTCCGCAAGGCTTTATAG
- a CDS encoding QcrA and Rieske domain-containing protein, whose protein sequence is MTSPSSGSEKEPHPPHCTVIIDDQAKRRNVVYAILATVIGGLVGMFPALAGLALFLDPAIKKRRQAAASGSTTGPALRRVASLVTVPADGTPVQVPVIADLKDIWTVEPDQPVGAVYLRNSGKKDDKGLPVIECFNAICPHAGCFVAYSTDRKCYQCPCHTSAFTTDGARIMPSPSPRNMDPLAVEVKDGEVWVAFANYYPGKDHMERKA, encoded by the coding sequence ATGACCTCTCCTAGTTCCGGTTCTGAAAAAGAACCGCATCCGCCGCATTGCACGGTAATCATCGACGATCAGGCCAAACGGCGAAACGTCGTCTATGCCATCCTGGCTACAGTTATCGGCGGCCTCGTGGGCATGTTTCCCGCGCTCGCCGGCCTCGCTTTGTTTCTCGATCCAGCCATCAAGAAACGCCGTCAAGCTGCGGCCTCTGGTTCTACCACGGGTCCCGCGCTGCGGCGCGTCGCCTCGCTCGTCACGGTTCCCGCCGATGGCACGCCGGTGCAAGTGCCGGTCATCGCCGATCTCAAAGACATTTGGACCGTTGAGCCCGATCAACCAGTCGGCGCGGTATATCTCCGCAACAGCGGCAAGAAGGATGACAAAGGCCTGCCGGTCATCGAGTGCTTCAATGCCATTTGCCCGCACGCGGGTTGCTTCGTCGCTTACTCGACCGATCGCAAGTGTTATCAGTGCCCGTGTCATACGAGCGCGTTCACCACGGACGGTGCTCGCATCATGCCGTCCCCTAGCCCACGCAACATGGATCCGCTCGCCGTCGAAGTGAAGGATGGCGAAGTCTGGGTCGCGTTCGCCAATTACTATCCCGGCAAAGACCACATGGAGCGGAAAGCATGA
- a CDS encoding bifunctional riboflavin kinase/FAD synthetase, translating to MRLFRQTSPLPADFLRGAVAVGNFDGVHRGHAKLIERLLARAREVGGPAVVLTFDPHPVRILRPELAPPPLTWTERKAELLAELGVTAVWSYPTDEALLKLSAEEFFNHVLRDGLQAQAIVEGPNFQFGRQRQGNVELLKKLCDTNGLALEVVEPIATGGELVSSSRVRESIQHGDVAAARQMLTRPYRLRGLVTHGAQRGSKIGFPTANLAGIDTLVPTIGVYAGRAFTQQGIWPAAINIGPNPTFGEGAFKFEAHLPGFSGSLYGQPLEVEFLARVRETRPFESVAALTQQLAADVQTVLKYFNEDA from the coding sequence ATGCGTCTTTTCCGCCAAACCTCGCCTCTTCCTGCCGATTTTCTTCGCGGCGCTGTTGCCGTGGGAAACTTCGATGGAGTGCATCGTGGCCATGCGAAGTTAATCGAGCGGTTGCTGGCCCGAGCGCGCGAAGTGGGCGGGCCAGCCGTGGTGTTGACGTTTGATCCGCATCCGGTGCGTATTCTGCGGCCCGAACTCGCGCCGCCGCCGCTGACATGGACGGAACGCAAAGCCGAATTGCTCGCTGAACTCGGTGTGACTGCCGTTTGGTCGTATCCCACCGATGAAGCGTTGCTGAAGTTATCCGCCGAGGAGTTTTTTAACCACGTTCTCCGCGATGGGTTGCAAGCGCAAGCCATCGTCGAAGGCCCAAACTTTCAATTCGGTCGCCAGCGGCAAGGAAACGTCGAGCTGCTGAAAAAACTGTGCGACACCAACGGCCTGGCCTTAGAAGTTGTCGAGCCGATCGCGACCGGCGGCGAGTTGGTTTCGAGCAGCCGCGTGCGCGAGAGCATTCAGCATGGTGATGTCGCCGCCGCGCGGCAAATGCTCACTCGGCCGTATCGGCTGCGCGGTCTCGTTACTCATGGAGCGCAGCGGGGTTCAAAAATCGGCTTTCCGACCGCAAACCTGGCCGGCATTGATACGCTCGTACCAACCATCGGTGTTTACGCAGGTCGCGCATTCACTCAGCAGGGCATCTGGCCCGCCGCGATCAACATCGGCCCCAATCCCACGTTTGGCGAAGGGGCCTTCAAGTTCGAAGCTCACTTGCCGGGCTTCAGCGGTTCGCTGTATGGCCAGCCGCTGGAAGTCGAATTTCTCGCCCGCGTGCGGGAAACGAGGCCGTTCGAGTCGGTTGCCGCCCTTACACAACAGCTGGCCGCTGATGTACAAACGGTGTTGAAATATTTCAATGAAGACGCATAG
- a CDS encoding DUF1570 domain-containing protein — translation MRALTFILLLTFVCGAAAQEPLFRLSIDGLEFEGTPLRYNAKQVFFLTRSGRLLEFAPDQANDYAAAEGKFRSFTAAEMRGQLLREFGSRFEVSGGGKFLVVHPAGQQDVWAPRFEALQRSFSHYFAARGLKTPEPRFPLVAIVFATQNDFARYATTEGNHASAGMLGYYSPATNRIAMYDITAGRSNVDWTTNAETIIHEALHQAAFNGGLHNRFGQTPRWVAEGLGTLFEARGVWNSRQFTAVADRVNRGQLESFRRYLPRRKSSALPELVSSDRAFYGDVQGAYAEAWALTFFLSETEPKKYFQYLQKTAAVKSFEDYSQPQRVRDFTEIFGNNWEMLNVRLLRHIAAIK, via the coding sequence ATGCGCGCACTAACCTTTATCTTGCTGCTCACTTTTGTCTGCGGCGCTGCTGCGCAGGAACCGTTGTTCCGGTTGTCGATCGATGGCTTGGAGTTCGAAGGAACTCCGTTGCGCTACAACGCGAAGCAAGTATTCTTTCTCACTCGCAGCGGCCGATTGCTTGAGTTCGCGCCCGATCAAGCCAATGACTACGCGGCGGCGGAAGGAAAATTTCGCAGCTTCACCGCGGCGGAGATGCGTGGCCAATTGCTGCGAGAATTTGGCAGCCGCTTTGAAGTTTCCGGCGGTGGCAAGTTTCTCGTGGTACACCCTGCCGGTCAGCAGGATGTGTGGGCGCCGCGCTTCGAAGCGCTGCAGCGATCGTTCTCGCATTATTTTGCCGCCCGCGGCCTGAAGACGCCGGAACCTCGCTTTCCGCTGGTGGCAATCGTCTTCGCTACGCAGAACGATTTCGCCCGCTATGCCACGACCGAAGGCAACCACGCGTCGGCGGGCATGCTGGGTTATTATTCGCCGGCCACCAATCGCATCGCCATGTACGACATTACCGCAGGGCGAAGCAATGTCGATTGGACGACCAACGCCGAGACGATCATTCACGAAGCCCTGCACCAAGCCGCGTTCAACGGCGGCTTGCACAACCGCTTCGGTCAAACGCCGCGCTGGGTTGCCGAGGGGCTTGGCACGCTGTTCGAAGCCCGCGGCGTGTGGAACTCGCGACAGTTCACTGCGGTGGCCGATCGCGTGAATCGCGGCCAACTCGAATCATTCCGCCGTTACTTGCCACGGCGAAAAAGCTCCGCACTGCCGGAACTGGTCTCGTCTGATCGGGCCTTTTATGGCGATGTGCAAGGCGCATATGCCGAGGCTTGGGCTCTGACTTTTTTCCTCAGCGAGACCGAGCCGAAGAAGTATTTTCAATACCTGCAGAAGACGGCGGCGGTGAAGTCGTTCGAAGACTATTCGCAGCCGCAGCGCGTGCGTGATTTCACCGAGATCTTTGGCAACAACTGGGAAATGCTCAACGTGCGACTGCTGCGGCACATCGCGGCAATTAAATAA
- a CDS encoding NAD(P)H-hydrate dehydratase encodes MTLPQLQPRKPDSHKGDFGRALLIGGSYGMAGAISLSGMACLRSGAGLVRLAVANKTLPMVAAYDPCYMTTPLNCDDTGEFAMPAVIDELLPLTENATCVAIGPGLGRSEVRTRIVQHLYERLTQPLVVDADGLNALAEIAQRNGRPPIAAGPRIFTPHPGEFSRLANRKFDSRDEQIAAAKVFAKEWNVVLVLKGQHTLITDGTQHEINQTGNPGMATGGSGDVLTGIITALVCQRLSPFDAAVLGCHVHGLAGDLAAGEMGQVSLIATDINRFLPDAFRSLESSEF; translated from the coding sequence ATGACACTCCCACAGTTGCAACCGCGAAAACCAGACTCCCACAAAGGCGATTTCGGCCGAGCGCTGCTCATCGGCGGTTCTTACGGCATGGCCGGCGCAATCAGTCTCTCCGGCATGGCTTGCTTGCGCAGCGGCGCTGGCCTGGTTCGGCTGGCAGTGGCGAACAAGACGCTGCCGATGGTCGCGGCGTACGACCCTTGCTACATGACGACACCGCTGAATTGCGACGATACGGGCGAGTTCGCCATGCCCGCTGTGATCGATGAGTTGTTGCCGCTGACCGAAAATGCAACCTGCGTGGCGATCGGTCCGGGCCTGGGCAGATCGGAAGTTCGCACGCGGATCGTGCAGCACCTGTACGAACGGCTGACGCAGCCGCTCGTCGTCGATGCCGATGGATTGAACGCGCTGGCGGAGATTGCCCAGCGAAACGGGAGACCGCCCATAGCGGCGGGGCCAAGAATCTTCACGCCGCACCCGGGAGAGTTCAGCCGCCTGGCCAATCGCAAGTTCGACTCACGCGACGAACAGATCGCCGCAGCTAAAGTATTCGCCAAGGAATGGAATGTGGTCCTCGTGCTCAAGGGACAACACACTCTCATCACCGACGGCACGCAGCACGAGATAAATCAAACCGGCAACCCCGGCATGGCCACCGGCGGCAGCGGCGATGTGCTGACGGGAATCATCACCGCGCTCGTTTGTCAGCGACTGTCGCCGTTCGACGCCGCAGTGCTGGGTTGTCATGTGCATGGTTTGGCGGGAGATCTGGCGGCGGGGGAGATGGGGCAGGTGTCATTGATTGCGACGGACATTAACAGGTTCCTGCCAGACGCGTTTCGAAGTCTCGAGAGTTCTGAGTTCTGA